A stretch of the Plodia interpunctella isolate USDA-ARS_2022_Savannah chromosome Z, ilPloInte3.2, whole genome shotgun sequence genome encodes the following:
- the Mcad gene encoding medium-chain specific acyl-CoA dehydrogenase, mitochondrial isoform X2, which yields MNPITQIVRASRPIYKGLSTSASLSAAKPIPTTGYCFELNDEQKALQDLARKFTKEEIIPNAAHYDKTGEYPWPIVKKAWSVGLMNSHIPEHCGGMNLGVFDQCLVAEEIAYGCTGIMTAMEASGLGQAPVILAGSKEQQKKYLGRLIEEPLVAAYCVTEPVAGSDVAGIKTKAEKKGDEWILNGQKMWITNGGVANWYFVLARTNPDPKCPASKAFTGFIVEREWPGVTPGRKEQNMGQRASDTRGITFEDVRIPKENVLIGEGAGFKIAMGCFDKTRPPVGAGATGLANRALNEATKYSLERKTFGVPIAHHQAVAFTLADMAVGVETARLAWMRAAWMVDHGQKNTVLASVAKLHASEIANKAATDAVQIFGGNGFNQEYPVEKLMRDAKIYQIYEGTSQIQRLIISREILNAAKQSNA from the exons AGTTGAACGATGAACAGAAAGCCCTGCAGGACCTGGCACGTAAATTTACGAAGGAAGAAATCATTCCTAATGCGGCGCACTACGACAAGACCGGGGAGTACCCTTGGCCTATCGTGAAGAAGGCATGGTCTGTCGGTCTAATGAACAGCCACATACCTGAACATTGCg GTGGTATGAATTTAGGGGTGTTTGACCAATGTCTGGTGGCAGAAGAAATTGCTTACGGGTGCACTGGCATAATGACGGCCatggaagcaagtggtcttGGT CAAGCGCCCGTAATTTTGGCCGGATCCAAGGAACAACAGAAAAAGTACCTCGGCAGACTGATTGAAGAACCGTTAGTTGCT GCTTACTGTGTGACTGAGCCCGTGGCGGGGTCAGACGTGGCGGGCATCAAGACCAAGGCAGAGAAGAAGGGTGACGAATGGATTCTCAACGGCCAGAAGATGTGGATCACCAACGGTGGAGTTGCTAACTG GTACTTCGTATTGGCACGCACCAACCCTGACCCCAAATGCCCAGCCAGCAAAGCCTTCACTGGCTTCATCGTGGAGAGGGAATGGCCGGGCGTCACTCCTGGGCGTAAG GAACAAAACATGGGTCAACGCGCGTCGGACACCCGCGGCATCACATTCGAAGACGTGCGCATCCCCAAGGAGAACGTTCTCATCGGAGAAGGCGCCGGCTTCAAGATCGCCATGGGCTGCTTCGACAAAACTCGCCCTCCG GTGGGCGCTGGCGCCACCGGTCTCGCTAACCGCGCCCTCAACGAAGCGACCAAGTACTCGCTGGAGCGCAAGACTTTCGGCGTGCCGATCGCCCACCACCAGGCGGTCGCCTTCACCCTCGCCGACATGGCGGTCGGCGTCGAGACCGCGAGGCTGGCTTGGATGAGGGCCGCTTGGATGGTCGACCACG GTCAAAAGAACACAGTGCTGGCGTCGGTGGCTAAGCTTCACGCTTCGGAAATCGCCAACAAAGCGGCGACTGACGCCGTCCAGATCTTCGGCGGCAACGGCTTCAACCAGGAATACCCGGTGGAGAAGCTCATGAGAGATGCCAAAATCTACCAGATTTACGAAGGCACCTCCCAAATCCAACGACTGATCATCTCCAGGGAAATTTTGAACGCAGCCAAACAGAGCAATGcttaa
- the Mcad gene encoding medium-chain specific acyl-CoA dehydrogenase, mitochondrial isoform X1, protein MNPITQIVRASRPIYKGLSTSASLSAAKPIPTTGYCFELNDEQKALQDLARKFTKEEIIPNAAHYDKTGEYPWPIVKKAWSVGLMNSHIPEHCGGVGSLGVFEECLVGEEMSFGCTGITVAIGGTNLGQAPVILAGSKEQQKKYLGRLIEEPLVAAYCVTEPVAGSDVAGIKTKAEKKGDEWILNGQKMWITNGGVANWYFVLARTNPDPKCPASKAFTGFIVEREWPGVTPGRKEQNMGQRASDTRGITFEDVRIPKENVLIGEGAGFKIAMGCFDKTRPPVGAGATGLANRALNEATKYSLERKTFGVPIAHHQAVAFTLADMAVGVETARLAWMRAAWMVDHGQKNTVLASVAKLHASEIANKAATDAVQIFGGNGFNQEYPVEKLMRDAKIYQIYEGTSQIQRLIISREILNAAKQSNA, encoded by the exons AGTTGAACGATGAACAGAAAGCCCTGCAGGACCTGGCACGTAAATTTACGAAGGAAGAAATCATTCCTAATGCGGCGCACTACGACAAGACCGGGGAGTACCCTTGGCCTATCGTGAAGAAGGCATGGTCTGTCGGTCTAATGAACAGCCACATACCTGAACATTGCg GGGGTGTGGGTAGCCTCGGGGTGTTCGAAGAGTGTCTGGTGGGGGAAGAGATGTCCTTTGGTTGTACGGGAATAACCGTAGCCATCGGTGGTACCAACTTAGGC CAAGCGCCCGTAATTTTGGCCGGATCCAAGGAACAACAGAAAAAGTACCTCGGCAGACTGATTGAAGAACCGTTAGTTGCT GCTTACTGTGTGACTGAGCCCGTGGCGGGGTCAGACGTGGCGGGCATCAAGACCAAGGCAGAGAAGAAGGGTGACGAATGGATTCTCAACGGCCAGAAGATGTGGATCACCAACGGTGGAGTTGCTAACTG GTACTTCGTATTGGCACGCACCAACCCTGACCCCAAATGCCCAGCCAGCAAAGCCTTCACTGGCTTCATCGTGGAGAGGGAATGGCCGGGCGTCACTCCTGGGCGTAAG GAACAAAACATGGGTCAACGCGCGTCGGACACCCGCGGCATCACATTCGAAGACGTGCGCATCCCCAAGGAGAACGTTCTCATCGGAGAAGGCGCCGGCTTCAAGATCGCCATGGGCTGCTTCGACAAAACTCGCCCTCCG GTGGGCGCTGGCGCCACCGGTCTCGCTAACCGCGCCCTCAACGAAGCGACCAAGTACTCGCTGGAGCGCAAGACTTTCGGCGTGCCGATCGCCCACCACCAGGCGGTCGCCTTCACCCTCGCCGACATGGCGGTCGGCGTCGAGACCGCGAGGCTGGCTTGGATGAGGGCCGCTTGGATGGTCGACCACG GTCAAAAGAACACAGTGCTGGCGTCGGTGGCTAAGCTTCACGCTTCGGAAATCGCCAACAAAGCGGCGACTGACGCCGTCCAGATCTTCGGCGGCAACGGCTTCAACCAGGAATACCCGGTGGAGAAGCTCATGAGAGATGCCAAAATCTACCAGATTTACGAAGGCACCTCCCAAATCCAACGACTGATCATCTCCAGGGAAATTTTGAACGCAGCCAAACAGAGCAATGcttaa
- the Mcad gene encoding medium-chain specific acyl-CoA dehydrogenase, mitochondrial isoform X3, whose product MNPITQIVRASRPIYKGLSTSASLSAAKPIPTTGYCFELNDEQKALQDLARKFTKEEIIPNAAHYDKTGEYPWPIVKKAWSVGLMNSHIPEHCGGLKLGTFESCLITEEIAFGCAGIKAAIFTTNVAQAPVILAGSKEQQKKYLGRLIEEPLVAAYCVTEPVAGSDVAGIKTKAEKKGDEWILNGQKMWITNGGVANWYFVLARTNPDPKCPASKAFTGFIVEREWPGVTPGRKEQNMGQRASDTRGITFEDVRIPKENVLIGEGAGFKIAMGCFDKTRPPVGAGATGLANRALNEATKYSLERKTFGVPIAHHQAVAFTLADMAVGVETARLAWMRAAWMVDHGQKNTVLASVAKLHASEIANKAATDAVQIFGGNGFNQEYPVEKLMRDAKIYQIYEGTSQIQRLIISREILNAAKQSNA is encoded by the exons AGTTGAACGATGAACAGAAAGCCCTGCAGGACCTGGCACGTAAATTTACGAAGGAAGAAATCATTCCTAATGCGGCGCACTACGACAAGACCGGGGAGTACCCTTGGCCTATCGTGAAGAAGGCATGGTCTGTCGGTCTAATGAACAGCCACATACCTGAACATTGCg GAGGACTGAAATTAGGAACATTTGAGTCTTGTCTTATTACCGAAGAAATTGCGTTTGGCTGCGCGGGAATAAAAGCCGCCATTTTTACTACCAACGTAGCA CAAGCGCCCGTAATTTTGGCCGGATCCAAGGAACAACAGAAAAAGTACCTCGGCAGACTGATTGAAGAACCGTTAGTTGCT GCTTACTGTGTGACTGAGCCCGTGGCGGGGTCAGACGTGGCGGGCATCAAGACCAAGGCAGAGAAGAAGGGTGACGAATGGATTCTCAACGGCCAGAAGATGTGGATCACCAACGGTGGAGTTGCTAACTG GTACTTCGTATTGGCACGCACCAACCCTGACCCCAAATGCCCAGCCAGCAAAGCCTTCACTGGCTTCATCGTGGAGAGGGAATGGCCGGGCGTCACTCCTGGGCGTAAG GAACAAAACATGGGTCAACGCGCGTCGGACACCCGCGGCATCACATTCGAAGACGTGCGCATCCCCAAGGAGAACGTTCTCATCGGAGAAGGCGCCGGCTTCAAGATCGCCATGGGCTGCTTCGACAAAACTCGCCCTCCG GTGGGCGCTGGCGCCACCGGTCTCGCTAACCGCGCCCTCAACGAAGCGACCAAGTACTCGCTGGAGCGCAAGACTTTCGGCGTGCCGATCGCCCACCACCAGGCGGTCGCCTTCACCCTCGCCGACATGGCGGTCGGCGTCGAGACCGCGAGGCTGGCTTGGATGAGGGCCGCTTGGATGGTCGACCACG GTCAAAAGAACACAGTGCTGGCGTCGGTGGCTAAGCTTCACGCTTCGGAAATCGCCAACAAAGCGGCGACTGACGCCGTCCAGATCTTCGGCGGCAACGGCTTCAACCAGGAATACCCGGTGGAGAAGCTCATGAGAGATGCCAAAATCTACCAGATTTACGAAGGCACCTCCCAAATCCAACGACTGATCATCTCCAGGGAAATTTTGAACGCAGCCAAACAGAGCAATGcttaa
- the Mcad gene encoding medium-chain specific acyl-CoA dehydrogenase, mitochondrial isoform X4 encodes MNPITQIVRASRPIYKGLSTSASLSAAKPIPTTGYCFELNDEQKALQDLARKFTKEEIIPNAAHYDKTGEYPWPIVKKAWSVGLMNSHIPEHCGGLGLGVFEASLVAEEIAYGCSGIMAAIYITDVGQAPVILAGSKEQQKKYLGRLIEEPLVAAYCVTEPVAGSDVAGIKTKAEKKGDEWILNGQKMWITNGGVANWYFVLARTNPDPKCPASKAFTGFIVEREWPGVTPGRKEQNMGQRASDTRGITFEDVRIPKENVLIGEGAGFKIAMGCFDKTRPPVGAGATGLANRALNEATKYSLERKTFGVPIAHHQAVAFTLADMAVGVETARLAWMRAAWMVDHGQKNTVLASVAKLHASEIANKAATDAVQIFGGNGFNQEYPVEKLMRDAKIYQIYEGTSQIQRLIISREILNAAKQSNA; translated from the exons AGTTGAACGATGAACAGAAAGCCCTGCAGGACCTGGCACGTAAATTTACGAAGGAAGAAATCATTCCTAATGCGGCGCACTACGACAAGACCGGGGAGTACCCTTGGCCTATCGTGAAGAAGGCATGGTCTGTCGGTCTAATGAACAGCCACATACCTGAACATTGCg GTGGGCTAGGTTTAGGGGTATTTGAAGCTTCCCTTGTCGCGGAAGAAATAGCGTATGGCTGTTCGGGCATCATGGCAGCCATTTATATCACAGATGTTGGA CAAGCGCCCGTAATTTTGGCCGGATCCAAGGAACAACAGAAAAAGTACCTCGGCAGACTGATTGAAGAACCGTTAGTTGCT GCTTACTGTGTGACTGAGCCCGTGGCGGGGTCAGACGTGGCGGGCATCAAGACCAAGGCAGAGAAGAAGGGTGACGAATGGATTCTCAACGGCCAGAAGATGTGGATCACCAACGGTGGAGTTGCTAACTG GTACTTCGTATTGGCACGCACCAACCCTGACCCCAAATGCCCAGCCAGCAAAGCCTTCACTGGCTTCATCGTGGAGAGGGAATGGCCGGGCGTCACTCCTGGGCGTAAG GAACAAAACATGGGTCAACGCGCGTCGGACACCCGCGGCATCACATTCGAAGACGTGCGCATCCCCAAGGAGAACGTTCTCATCGGAGAAGGCGCCGGCTTCAAGATCGCCATGGGCTGCTTCGACAAAACTCGCCCTCCG GTGGGCGCTGGCGCCACCGGTCTCGCTAACCGCGCCCTCAACGAAGCGACCAAGTACTCGCTGGAGCGCAAGACTTTCGGCGTGCCGATCGCCCACCACCAGGCGGTCGCCTTCACCCTCGCCGACATGGCGGTCGGCGTCGAGACCGCGAGGCTGGCTTGGATGAGGGCCGCTTGGATGGTCGACCACG GTCAAAAGAACACAGTGCTGGCGTCGGTGGCTAAGCTTCACGCTTCGGAAATCGCCAACAAAGCGGCGACTGACGCCGTCCAGATCTTCGGCGGCAACGGCTTCAACCAGGAATACCCGGTGGAGAAGCTCATGAGAGATGCCAAAATCTACCAGATTTACGAAGGCACCTCCCAAATCCAACGACTGATCATCTCCAGGGAAATTTTGAACGCAGCCAAACAGAGCAATGcttaa